A region from the Kribbella shirazensis genome encodes:
- a CDS encoding ABC transporter substrate-binding protein, which yields MPSPLSPSAFSRRGFLGLGTAAAAGLVLPGCAGDSGAASTGGQPRSGGRLRAAFSGGGAAEVLDPHQTNLYVEIARTKALFDKLAEYGSDMSPQPRLAESWEPSADLRTWRITLRQATFHDGRPVRPVDVLASFARIVEPGSARRAKSALSVIDLPASRAVGDRVIEFRLKRPYGEFPNALATLGAYIVPGGTPDLTKPVGSGPFTFRSFEPGRSFVVVRNDEYWDGAPYLDELQLLISNDEAARVNALLGKQVEYAHDLTPTSARTHEQSVQIHRLPLSNFHGLAMKVDRPPFNRPELRQALFHLVDREELIRSVLHGSGQPGNDLYGKNYKYYAGDLAQRGQDLDRAKALLKKAGAEGATIDFDTSDASTGLKEAALAISDQAKAIGLTLNVKLGNKDSYWADIAKSGVLASYRSGAMPLESHISQRLLTSSTTNNTQWRRPDFDKLYHDAQSTTDEQKRADLYRRMQQQLFDEGGFLWWGVSDWIVASAQNVRGVDEKAPANTLNWARFDKVWLA from the coding sequence ATGCCGTCACCCCTCAGTCCGTCCGCGTTCAGCCGCCGCGGCTTTCTCGGTCTCGGCACCGCCGCCGCGGCGGGCCTGGTCCTCCCCGGCTGTGCCGGTGACAGCGGCGCCGCGTCCACCGGTGGGCAGCCGCGCTCGGGCGGCCGGCTCCGGGCCGCGTTCTCCGGCGGCGGCGCGGCCGAGGTGCTCGATCCGCACCAGACCAATCTGTACGTCGAGATCGCCCGTACGAAGGCGCTCTTCGACAAGCTCGCGGAGTACGGCTCCGACATGTCTCCGCAGCCGCGGCTCGCGGAGAGCTGGGAGCCGAGCGCGGACCTGCGCACCTGGCGGATCACGCTGCGCCAGGCGACCTTCCACGACGGCCGGCCGGTGCGGCCGGTGGACGTGCTGGCCAGCTTCGCGCGCATCGTTGAGCCGGGATCGGCCCGCCGGGCGAAGTCCGCGCTGTCGGTCATCGACCTGCCCGCCAGCCGCGCGGTCGGCGACCGGGTGATCGAGTTCCGGCTCAAGCGCCCGTACGGCGAATTCCCGAACGCGCTCGCGACGCTCGGCGCGTACATCGTCCCCGGCGGCACGCCCGATCTCACGAAGCCGGTGGGCAGCGGGCCGTTCACGTTCCGCTCGTTCGAGCCCGGCCGCAGCTTCGTGGTCGTGCGGAACGACGAGTACTGGGACGGGGCGCCGTACCTGGACGAGCTGCAGCTCCTGATCAGCAACGACGAGGCCGCGCGGGTGAACGCGCTGCTCGGCAAGCAGGTCGAGTACGCCCACGACCTCACCCCGACGAGCGCCCGTACGCACGAGCAGAGCGTCCAGATCCACCGGCTGCCGCTGAGCAACTTTCACGGCCTCGCGATGAAGGTCGACCGGCCGCCGTTCAACCGGCCCGAGCTGCGGCAGGCGCTGTTCCACCTGGTCGACAGGGAGGAGCTGATCCGGTCGGTGCTGCACGGTTCGGGCCAGCCCGGCAACGACCTCTACGGCAAGAACTACAAGTACTACGCCGGCGACCTGGCCCAGCGCGGTCAGGACCTGGACCGCGCGAAGGCGTTGCTGAAGAAGGCCGGCGCGGAGGGCGCGACGATCGACTTCGACACTTCGGACGCCTCCACCGGGCTCAAGGAGGCCGCGCTGGCGATCAGTGACCAGGCGAAGGCGATCGGGCTGACGCTGAACGTCAAGCTGGGCAACAAGGACAGCTACTGGGCCGACATCGCGAAGTCCGGCGTACTGGCCAGCTACCGCTCCGGCGCGATGCCGCTGGAGTCGCACATCTCGCAGCGGCTGCTGACGTCGTCGACCACCAACAACACCCAGTGGCGGCGCCCGGACTTCGACAAGTTGTACCACGACGCGCAGTCGACCACCGACGAGCAGAAGCGCGCGGACCTGTACCGGCGCATGCAGCAGCAGCTCTTCGACGAGGGCGGCTTCCTGTGGTGGGGCGTCTCGGACTGGATCGTCGCCTCCGCGCAGAACGTCCGCGGCGTCGACGAGAAGGCACCTGCGAACACCTTGAACTGGGCACGTTTCGACAAGGTCTGGCTGGCGTGA
- a CDS encoding ABC transporter permease has protein sequence MTRYVVQRVLLGVVQVVLVMAGMFFLTEALPGDAAVTIAGDNPDPAVIAALREKLGLNESAWHRLVEWLANALHGDFGQSLVGPRSVTDLIATAAAPTVLLAGLTLALLVPLSVGLGVLAAHREGGRLDRIITSSTLGLYSAPEFAMAILLVTVFAVKLAWFPPTAVGTSLTSNPAVLVLPVFVLLLRPICSLSRLIRAGMVDAQRSEYVRHVRRAGLSPVRVRLAHALPNAVAPSVQQLARTVDWLVGGVIVIEAIFVVPGLGTALADAVAARDLPVIQGLAVVLAATTVLVNLTADVAARILAPAAEAGR, from the coding sequence GTGACGCGGTACGTCGTCCAGCGGGTGCTGCTCGGTGTTGTCCAGGTGGTGCTGGTGATGGCCGGGATGTTCTTCCTGACCGAGGCGCTTCCGGGTGACGCCGCGGTGACGATTGCCGGGGACAACCCGGACCCGGCGGTCATCGCGGCGCTGCGGGAGAAACTCGGGCTCAACGAGTCCGCGTGGCACCGGCTGGTCGAGTGGCTGGCCAACGCACTGCACGGCGACTTCGGGCAGTCCTTGGTCGGACCGCGTTCGGTCACCGACCTCATCGCCACCGCGGCCGCGCCGACCGTGCTGCTGGCAGGTCTGACCCTCGCGCTGCTCGTCCCGTTGTCGGTCGGCCTCGGCGTCCTGGCCGCGCATCGCGAAGGTGGACGGCTGGACCGGATCATCACCAGCAGTACGCTCGGGCTCTACTCGGCGCCGGAGTTCGCGATGGCGATTCTCCTGGTCACCGTGTTCGCGGTGAAGCTCGCGTGGTTCCCACCCACGGCAGTCGGTACGTCGCTCACCAGCAACCCCGCCGTACTGGTGCTGCCCGTGTTCGTCCTGCTGTTGCGGCCGATCTGCTCACTCAGCCGGTTGATCCGGGCCGGCATGGTCGACGCCCAGCGGTCCGAGTACGTCCGGCACGTACGGCGGGCCGGGCTGTCACCGGTGCGCGTCCGGCTCGCACATGCCCTGCCGAACGCGGTCGCGCCGTCGGTGCAGCAACTGGCCCGCACGGTCGACTGGCTGGTCGGCGGCGTGATCGTGATCGAGGCGATCTTCGTCGTACCCGGTCTGGGAACCGCACTCGCCGACGCGGTCGCGGCTCGCGACCTGCCGGTGATCCAGGGCCTCGCGGTGGTCCTCGCCGCGACCACCGTGCTCGTGAACCTGACCGCCGACGTCGCGGCCCGCATCCTCGCTCCCGCTGCCGAGGCGGGACGATGA
- a CDS encoding ABC transporter permease, producing the protein MIGRLRGYLLPGVLVAVPLLLALIGPLAASGDTAKDVPFTVGGGHPFGTDFVGRDVWNEVLLGGSSLILVAVAATACTYLVAVPLGLVAGMTRNRALDEVLMRPLDLLLAVPSMLMLLLLVSIAPQQRWVLIAVVALINVPDVVRISRSSALSLSARPAVEAMRLQGESRIRIGLGYVARSMRRTLAADLGTRFTGATYLVASASFLGVGISPQASDWAAMVDRNRTGLFVQPWAVVVPAVLIVMLAIGVNLTFDRLLRREGAR; encoded by the coding sequence ATGATCGGCCGGCTACGCGGCTACCTCCTGCCGGGCGTGCTGGTCGCCGTACCGTTGCTCCTGGCCCTGATAGGACCGCTCGCGGCATCGGGCGACACCGCGAAGGACGTGCCGTTCACTGTGGGCGGCGGGCATCCGTTCGGCACCGATTTCGTCGGGCGCGACGTCTGGAACGAGGTACTGCTCGGCGGTAGTTCGCTGATCCTCGTCGCCGTCGCGGCCACCGCCTGCACCTATCTGGTCGCCGTACCGCTGGGACTGGTCGCGGGCATGACGCGCAATCGCGCGCTCGACGAGGTGCTGATGCGACCGCTCGACCTGCTGCTCGCGGTCCCGTCGATGCTGATGCTGCTGTTGCTGGTCTCGATCGCACCGCAGCAGCGCTGGGTGCTTATCGCGGTCGTGGCCTTGATCAACGTTCCCGACGTGGTCCGGATCAGCCGCAGTTCCGCGTTGTCGTTGTCCGCCCGGCCCGCGGTCGAGGCGATGCGGCTGCAGGGCGAGAGCCGGATCCGCATCGGTCTCGGGTACGTCGCCCGTTCGATGCGCCGTACGCTCGCCGCCGACCTCGGCACACGCTTCACCGGCGCCACCTACCTCGTCGCGTCCGCGAGCTTCCTCGGCGTCGGCATCTCTCCGCAGGCGAGCGACTGGGCGGCGATGGTCGACCGGAACCGGACCGGCCTGTTCGTGCAGCCGTGGGCGGTCGTCGTACCGGCCGTGCTGATCGTGATGCTGGCGATCGGCGTGAACCTGACCTTCGACCGCCTGCTCCGACGGGAGGGGGCGCGATGA
- a CDS encoding ABC transporter ATP-binding protein, whose product MTVAEVRNLTVTVDGREIVSDVSFTLTAGSITALVGESGSGKTTTALALLGESPATAEVSGEVEVAAAIVDSGHPPARGVVGYVPQHPSAALNPVRRIGPVLRELGRLYVDRDLVRDRMLHALRQAQVPDGEKFLRRYPHQLSGGQQQRVVLAHELIGRPQVLIADEPTTGQDAQIRRRLAEELRAVAGQGIAVLLLTHDLELVRLLADHVLVMSRGKVVESGPAGEVLAVPRHEYTRRLVDAQRIVPSPAPPASGVPVVSVRDLVAGHRRVDTLHDVSLTIEAGDQLAVVGRSGSGKTTLARCLAGLHPHRRGEIRLGSTVLSPLLRRRTREQLARIQYVHQDTRASFNEFVPVLDQVARTAERLRGLSRADARREALDRLEQLGIREDVATRLPRSLSGGELQRSALVRAVVAEPDLLICDEITSGLDTVTQAELLDVLRELQDSTDCALIVITHDLAVVAGITHRVVVVDDGRIVEQGRTTEVLANPGHAVTRALVTASGLIEEEPFDRTG is encoded by the coding sequence ATGACCGTCGCCGAGGTCCGCAACCTCACTGTCACCGTGGACGGTCGCGAGATCGTCTCGGACGTCTCCTTCACGCTCACGGCCGGCAGTATCACGGCGCTGGTCGGCGAGTCCGGCAGCGGCAAGACCACGACCGCTCTCGCGTTGCTGGGCGAATCGCCCGCGACCGCCGAGGTCAGCGGTGAGGTCGAGGTCGCCGCGGCGATCGTCGACTCCGGGCACCCGCCGGCGCGCGGCGTGGTCGGCTACGTCCCGCAACATCCGTCCGCTGCACTCAATCCGGTACGGCGAATCGGTCCGGTACTGCGGGAGCTCGGGCGACTGTACGTGGACCGCGACCTGGTCCGGGACCGGATGTTGCACGCGCTGCGGCAGGCCCAGGTCCCGGACGGGGAGAAGTTCCTCCGGCGGTACCCGCACCAACTGTCGGGCGGGCAGCAGCAGCGTGTCGTACTGGCTCACGAACTCATCGGCCGCCCACAGGTCCTGATCGCGGACGAGCCGACGACCGGGCAGGACGCGCAGATCCGGCGACGACTGGCCGAGGAGCTGCGTGCGGTCGCCGGCCAGGGCATCGCCGTACTCCTCCTCACCCACGACCTCGAACTCGTCCGGCTGCTCGCCGACCACGTCCTGGTGATGAGCCGGGGCAAGGTCGTCGAATCCGGCCCCGCTGGTGAGGTCCTCGCCGTACCGCGTCACGAGTACACGCGACGCCTGGTCGACGCGCAGCGAATCGTCCCCTCCCCCGCACCGCCGGCGTCCGGCGTACCGGTCGTGTCCGTGCGCGATCTGGTCGCAGGCCATCGGCGCGTGGACACCTTGCACGACGTGTCGTTGACGATCGAGGCCGGTGACCAGCTCGCCGTGGTCGGGCGATCCGGTAGCGGGAAGACCACGCTCGCCCGCTGCCTCGCCGGTCTGCATCCGCATCGCAGGGGCGAGATCCGGCTCGGCTCGACGGTGCTCTCGCCGCTGCTGCGACGCCGTACGCGGGAGCAACTCGCCAGGATCCAGTACGTCCACCAGGACACGCGGGCGTCGTTCAACGAGTTCGTCCCGGTGCTGGATCAGGTCGCGCGGACGGCCGAACGGTTGCGCGGACTGTCGCGCGCCGACGCGCGCCGCGAGGCGCTCGACCGGCTCGAGCAGCTCGGGATCCGCGAGGACGTCGCGACCCGGCTGCCGCGGTCGCTGTCCGGTGGCGAGCTGCAGCGTTCCGCGCTCGTCCGGGCCGTGGTCGCCGAGCCGGACCTGCTGATCTGCGACGAGATCACGTCCGGGCTGGACACGGTGACGCAGGCGGAGTTGCTCGACGTACTGCGGGAACTCCAGGACAGCACCGACTGCGCACTGATCGTGATCACGCATGACCTCGCTGTCGTCGCCGGGATCACCCATCGCGTGGTGGTCGTGGACGACGGCCGCATCGTCGAGCAGGGCCGTACGACGGAGGTCCTGGCCAATCCGGGACACGCGGTCACCCGTGCGCTGGTGACCGCCTCCGGCCTGATCGAGGAGGAGCCCTTTGACCGCACCGGATGA
- a CDS encoding GNAT family N-acetyltransferase, giving the protein MTAPDEPQLGRYAVRPARRDDIDGARSVMLDTFYREFGHGYVPRWHADVIDPGRAYFDTPRQQLFVAVLDDEVVGTAAVRADGPKSPPHAPWIAARYPSGTTAQIFRVYVRPEHRRHGLARALVRLCCEFVAATDGYDVIYLHTNAAIEGAEPFWRSVAHEIHDGRTDPHHSPAVHFEIPVPGRRWSKPELG; this is encoded by the coding sequence TTGACCGCACCGGATGAGCCGCAGCTCGGCCGCTACGCCGTACGGCCGGCCCGTCGGGACGACATCGACGGGGCACGGTCGGTCATGCTCGACACGTTCTACCGAGAGTTCGGCCACGGGTACGTCCCGCGCTGGCACGCCGACGTGATCGATCCGGGCCGCGCATACTTCGACACGCCGCGGCAGCAGTTGTTCGTCGCCGTACTCGACGACGAGGTCGTCGGCACCGCCGCCGTCCGCGCCGACGGCCCGAAGAGCCCGCCGCACGCGCCGTGGATCGCCGCACGCTACCCGTCCGGGACGACCGCGCAGATCTTCCGCGTCTACGTCCGCCCCGAACACCGCCGCCATGGCCTGGCCCGGGCCCTCGTCCGCCTGTGCTGCGAGTTCGTGGCCGCCACCGACGGGTACGACGTGATCTACCTGCACACCAACGCCGCGATCGAAGGCGCCGAGCCCTTCTGGCGCTCGGTCGCCCACGAAATCCACGACGGCCGCACCGACCCCCACCACAGCCCCGCCGTACACTTCGAAATCCCCGTCCCTGGCCGGAGGTGGAGTAAACCGGAGCTGGGGTAA